A genomic segment from Microcella flavibacter encodes:
- a CDS encoding FtsB family cell division protein, which translates to MARRPSTELPVALPADAPATSAWFRNLQVSGFTVTVFLLIVGALVVLAPSLRVLVEQQQEIAELEARVAAQEASVDGLEEEIDRWADPAFIESQARDRLLYVKPGDISYLVIDDGATVESYVEQPVSDDIQTTRIDWSRAVLDSLLVAGLTELPAVELLPAPGEAP; encoded by the coding sequence ATGGCCCGCCGACCGTCCACCGAGCTGCCCGTCGCCCTCCCGGCCGACGCGCCGGCGACGAGCGCGTGGTTCCGCAATCTGCAGGTCTCCGGCTTCACCGTCACCGTCTTCCTGCTCATCGTCGGCGCCCTCGTGGTGCTCGCTCCGTCGCTGCGCGTGCTCGTCGAGCAGCAGCAGGAGATCGCCGAGCTCGAGGCGCGCGTCGCCGCCCAGGAGGCCTCGGTCGACGGCCTCGAGGAGGAGATCGACCGCTGGGCCGACCCCGCCTTCATCGAGTCGCAGGCCCGCGACCGCCTGCTCTACGTCAAGCCCGGCGACATCTCGTACCTGGTCATCGACGACGGCGCGACCGTCGAGTCGTACGTCGAGCAGCCCGTGAGCGACGACATCCAGACCACCCGCATCGATTGGAGCCGCGCCGTGCTCGACTCGCTCCTCGTCGCCGGGCTCACCGAGCTGCCGGCCGTGGAGCTCCTGCCCGCTCCGGGGGAGGCCCCGTGA
- a CDS encoding S8 family peptidase, whose product MRPRSARSLSLLLAAALLGGAATGAGATVLPAPSAAADAVRDRQYWLDDYGIRAAWAVTRGAGVSIAIIDSGVDDGHPDLQGAVIGGTDVSGEGAADGTRPVGAERPDHGTMVASLAAGRGSGPDAGVIGAAPEADLLSASLAFGAGARDGDAQVAEAVRWAVDAGADVISLSLTRNTVDWPESWDDAFLYAERNDVVVVAAAGNRGSGTDQVGAPATIPGVLTVGGVTRAGRASDEASSQGISISVVAPSEQLVGSVPGGGHVLWQGTSGATPIVAGIAALVRAAHPDETAAQVIQRMIGTARPVTAAVPDPLYGFGYIDAEAAVRAAEPAVTANPLGSLERWIAVNRRADSGSTVLEIPAPQESLGREAEAPEVTTGDVLRATAIAAEPLVPLAIALYVGMLLVIGCLTAAVVGFARPRRTL is encoded by the coding sequence ATGCGCCCCCGATCAGCGCGGAGCCTGAGCCTGCTCCTCGCCGCCGCCCTCCTCGGCGGCGCGGCCACCGGCGCGGGCGCGACCGTGCTGCCCGCGCCCTCCGCGGCGGCCGACGCCGTGCGCGACCGGCAGTACTGGCTCGACGACTACGGCATCCGTGCGGCGTGGGCGGTGACGCGCGGTGCGGGCGTCTCGATCGCGATCATCGACTCGGGCGTCGACGACGGACATCCCGATCTGCAGGGGGCGGTGATCGGCGGCACCGACGTGTCGGGGGAGGGCGCGGCCGACGGCACGCGCCCGGTCGGCGCCGAGCGCCCCGACCACGGCACGATGGTGGCCTCGCTCGCGGCCGGGCGGGGCAGCGGGCCCGACGCGGGCGTCATCGGCGCCGCGCCCGAGGCCGACCTGCTGAGCGCCTCGCTCGCCTTCGGCGCCGGCGCGCGCGACGGTGACGCCCAGGTCGCCGAGGCGGTGCGCTGGGCGGTGGATGCCGGTGCCGACGTCATCTCGCTCTCCCTCACCCGCAACACCGTCGACTGGCCCGAGAGCTGGGACGACGCCTTCCTCTACGCGGAGCGCAACGACGTCGTCGTCGTCGCCGCAGCCGGCAACCGCGGCAGCGGCACCGACCAGGTCGGAGCGCCCGCGACCATCCCCGGCGTGCTCACCGTCGGCGGGGTCACCCGCGCGGGCCGCGCGAGCGACGAGGCCTCCTCGCAGGGCATCTCGATCTCGGTCGTCGCCCCGAGCGAGCAGCTCGTCGGATCCGTGCCCGGCGGCGGGCACGTGCTCTGGCAGGGGACGAGCGGCGCGACACCGATCGTCGCGGGCATCGCCGCGCTCGTGCGCGCCGCGCACCCCGACGAGACGGCCGCGCAGGTCATCCAGCGCATGATCGGCACCGCGCGCCCGGTGACGGCCGCCGTTCCCGACCCGCTGTACGGCTTCGGCTACATCGATGCCGAGGCCGCCGTGCGGGCCGCCGAGCCCGCCGTGACCGCGAACCCGCTCGGCAGCCTCGAGCGCTGGATCGCGGTCAACCGGCGCGCCGACTCCGGGTCGACGGTGCTCGAGATCCCCGCGCCGCAGGAATCGCTCGGCAGGGAGGCCGAAGCGCCCGAGGTGACCACGGGCGACGTGCTGCGGGCGACGGCCATCGCGGCCGAGCCGCTCGTGCCGCTCGCCATCGCCCTGTACGTCGGGATGCTGCTCGTGATCGGGTGCCTCACCGCCGCCGTCGTCGGTTTCGCCCGCCCACGGCGCACGCTGTAG
- a CDS encoding MazG family protein, giving the protein MTDPHPAPHPAPHPAPHPAPHPAPHPAATAAPAGTPVEPHPALDALIGVMARLRGPGGCAWDAEQTHESLTPYLIEESHELVDAIEHGTRDDVLEELGDVLYQVLFHADLAAAHPTEPFTIDDVAARSMAKMVGRHPHVFGEGVTADTAAEVSANWQRWKAAEKPARTSVLDGIPAGLPALARAEKVAGRAADLGVAAPASPAAIDEGMLADEHALGIHLLALATAARARGLDAERALRTALRDYEELIRSAEAERRSGVVD; this is encoded by the coding sequence ATGACCGACCCGCACCCGGCACCGCACCCGGCACCGCACCCGGCACCGCACCCGGCACCGCACCCGGCACCGCACCCCGCCGCCACCGCCGCCCCCGCCGGAACCCCCGTCGAGCCGCATCCCGCCCTCGACGCGCTCATCGGCGTCATGGCGCGCCTGCGCGGCCCCGGCGGCTGCGCCTGGGATGCCGAGCAGACCCATGAGAGCCTGACGCCGTACCTCATCGAGGAGTCGCACGAGCTCGTCGACGCGATCGAGCACGGCACGCGCGACGACGTGCTCGAGGAGCTCGGCGACGTGCTCTACCAGGTGCTGTTCCACGCCGATCTCGCGGCGGCGCACCCGACCGAGCCCTTCACGATCGACGACGTCGCCGCGCGCTCGATGGCGAAGATGGTCGGCCGCCACCCGCACGTCTTCGGCGAGGGCGTGACGGCCGACACCGCCGCCGAGGTCTCGGCCAACTGGCAGCGCTGGAAGGCCGCGGAGAAGCCCGCCCGCACCTCGGTGCTCGACGGCATCCCCGCCGGCCTGCCCGCCCTCGCCCGTGCCGAGAAGGTCGCCGGGCGCGCCGCCGATCTGGGCGTCGCGGCCCCTGCGTCCCCGGCCGCGATCGACGAGGGGATGCTCGCCGACGAGCACGCGCTGGGCATCCACCTGCTCGCCCTCGCCACGGCGGCGCGCGCCCGCGGACTGGACGCGGAGCGCGCCCTCCGAACGGCACTGAGGGACTACGAGGAACTCATCCGATCGGCTGAGGCCGAACGCCGCAGCGGCGTGGTTGACTGA
- a CDS encoding CPBP family intramembrane glutamic endopeptidase, protein MIPELDWPARLAAAALALGVVALHGWRAASKDRREYRRFRRYRSTARRQAAMRRWLLESFLLLGGSAVVVLALVHPVVAPLLRAAQALPGVGAVRDALGSGFGIGALAGAVLGLIAVTVIGIRSARREGGVVMIGDIAALLPRNRPELALGAGLSINAGVVEELLFRLAMPALLVLVTGEPLSAFLLSALLFGLLHAYQGPVGVAGATAIGLVLTVVYVLSGSILLVIVLHLLLDLRTLVLIPATVYGVHRVPGSVRMPPVLRPLPPPAAVDAPAEAAPTGTPRAPTP, encoded by the coding sequence GTGATCCCCGAGCTCGACTGGCCCGCCCGGCTCGCCGCCGCGGCGCTCGCCCTCGGCGTCGTCGCCCTGCACGGCTGGCGCGCGGCGAGCAAGGACCGCCGCGAGTACCGCCGGTTCCGCCGCTACCGCTCCACCGCGCGGCGCCAGGCCGCGATGCGGCGCTGGCTGCTCGAGTCGTTCCTGCTGCTCGGCGGCTCGGCGGTCGTGGTGCTCGCACTCGTGCATCCCGTCGTCGCGCCGCTGCTGCGCGCGGCCCAGGCGCTGCCGGGAGTGGGCGCGGTGCGGGATGCGCTCGGCTCGGGCTTCGGCATCGGCGCGCTCGCGGGCGCCGTCCTCGGCCTGATCGCCGTCACGGTCATCGGCATCCGCTCGGCGCGGCGCGAGGGCGGCGTCGTCATGATCGGCGACATCGCCGCCCTCCTCCCCCGCAACCGCCCCGAGCTCGCTCTCGGCGCCGGCCTCTCGATCAACGCCGGAGTGGTCGAGGAGCTGCTGTTCCGCCTCGCCATGCCGGCGCTGCTCGTGCTCGTCACCGGCGAGCCCCTCAGCGCGTTCCTGCTCTCGGCGCTGCTGTTCGGGCTGCTGCACGCCTACCAGGGGCCCGTGGGCGTCGCGGGCGCCACGGCGATCGGGCTGGTGCTCACCGTCGTCTACGTGCTCAGCGGCAGCATCCTGCTCGTCATCGTGCTGCACCTGCTGCTCGACCTGCGCACCCTCGTGCTCATCCCGGCGACCGTGTACGGGGTGCATCGCGTGCCGGGGTCGGTGCGGATGCCGCCGGTGCTGCGTCCTCTGCCTCCGCCCGCGGCGGTGGATGCTCCCGCCGAGGCCGCGCCGACGGGCACGCCGCGCGCGCCGACGCCCTAG
- a CDS encoding ABC transporter permease, with the protein MNRYLDGLGTIVRLELRQRIRSVAWVVLISIVFVLVVVVSVLLWFSLSAFGGDAASSGGVYSSIIFFVLLIGTLVAPAMSGNAINGDRDAGTLATTQVTLASTSQIVLGKFLAAWTVGLTFLAASLPSLAFAVIGGGVRLDTLLASFGMLVLELGVVAAVGVGLSGLISRPLFSVVTTYLVVAALSVGTLIVFGLGSLAAQSEVRVTSIEPDYAQADPETGLFDGPPTCITNEYTYTVPRTDQVWGFLAANPYVMLADAAPASFDRNGTPLDLFGQIAFAARSAQVPVELERTDDYCTGDRYQGAFPEDYETPEEVIASTVPTWFVGLGLHLLLAAGLLLGAVRRTSTPAVRLARGSRIA; encoded by the coding sequence GTGAACCGCTACCTCGACGGCCTCGGCACGATCGTGCGGCTCGAGCTGCGACAGCGCATCCGCTCGGTCGCCTGGGTCGTGCTCATCAGCATCGTCTTCGTGCTCGTCGTCGTCGTCTCGGTGCTGCTGTGGTTCTCGCTCTCGGCCTTCGGCGGCGACGCGGCCTCGAGCGGCGGCGTCTACTCGTCGATCATCTTCTTCGTGCTGCTCATCGGCACGCTCGTGGCGCCCGCGATGAGCGGCAACGCCATCAACGGCGACCGCGACGCCGGAACCCTCGCCACCACCCAGGTGACGCTCGCGAGCACGAGCCAGATCGTGCTCGGCAAGTTCCTCGCCGCCTGGACGGTCGGCCTCACCTTCCTCGCCGCGAGCCTGCCGTCGCTCGCCTTCGCCGTCATCGGGGGAGGGGTGCGCCTCGACACCCTCCTGGCCTCGTTCGGGATGCTCGTCCTCGAGCTCGGCGTCGTCGCCGCCGTCGGCGTCGGCCTCAGCGGCCTCATCTCGCGCCCGCTGTTCTCCGTCGTCACGACGTACCTCGTGGTCGCCGCCCTCAGCGTCGGAACCCTCATCGTCTTCGGCCTCGGATCCCTCGCCGCGCAGTCCGAGGTGCGGGTGACCAGCATCGAGCCCGACTACGCGCAGGCCGACCCCGAGACGGGTCTCTTCGACGGGCCGCCGACCTGCATCACGAACGAGTACACCTACACGGTGCCGCGCACCGACCAGGTCTGGGGCTTCCTCGCCGCGAACCCCTACGTGATGCTCGCCGATGCCGCGCCCGCCTCGTTCGACCGCAACGGCACCCCGCTCGACCTCTTCGGGCAGATCGCCTTCGCGGCGCGCTCGGCGCAGGTGCCGGTCGAGCTCGAGCGCACCGACGACTACTGCACGGGCGATCGCTACCAGGGCGCGTTCCCGGAGGACTACGAGACGCCGGAGGAGGTCATCGCCTCGACCGTGCCGACCTGGTTCGTGGGCCTCGGCCTGCACCTGCTGCTCGCGGCGGGGCTGCTGCTCGGCGCCGTGCGCCGCACGAGCACGCCGGCGGTGCGCCTCGCGCGCGGCAGCCGCATCGCCTGA
- a CDS encoding MFS transporter, which yields MSTSDVGLRSARGPILLALMVTTGLVAIDATILATAVPTLVDELGGFEQFPWLFSIYLLAQAVSVPIYAKLSDVVGRKPIILIGIGLFLLGSILCALAWSMPALIAFRAIQGLGAGAVGPMAITIAGDIYSVAERARVQGYIASVWAASAVIGPTLGGLFAELDAWRWIFLINIPLCLLAGWMLIRTFHETVERRTHKVDYLGGALLTASLILLLLGVLEGGQAWAWASWQSVVAFGGGAVLLAAFALAERRAAEPILPTWVFSRRLLLTTTLVSTGVGAVLFGLTSYVPTFLEGSIGTSPLVAGLALAALTIGWPISASLSGRLYLRLGFRTTVLLGMIAVVGGSLVLALSARTPSVLVVAIACFLVGLGLGLVATPSLIAAQASVPWNERGVVTGTNLFARSIGSAVGVAILGAIANGIIGREGAGPAAGVAPEQIVDASAAVFAATLVAALATAALAAAMPRTPVPAAEPADAADASEPARA from the coding sequence ATGAGCACGAGCGACGTCGGCCTGCGCTCCGCCCGCGGCCCCATCCTGCTGGCGCTCATGGTGACGACGGGCCTCGTCGCGATCGACGCCACCATCCTCGCCACGGCCGTGCCGACGCTCGTCGACGAGCTCGGCGGTTTCGAGCAGTTCCCGTGGCTGTTCTCGATCTACCTGCTCGCCCAGGCCGTCTCGGTGCCGATCTACGCGAAGCTCAGCGACGTCGTGGGGCGCAAGCCGATCATCCTCATCGGCATCGGGCTGTTCCTGCTCGGCTCGATCCTGTGCGCGCTCGCCTGGAGCATGCCCGCCCTCATCGCCTTCCGCGCCATCCAGGGCCTCGGCGCCGGCGCGGTCGGCCCCATGGCGATCACGATCGCGGGCGACATCTACTCCGTCGCCGAGCGCGCCCGCGTGCAGGGCTACATCGCGAGCGTCTGGGCGGCCTCGGCCGTCATCGGCCCGACCCTCGGCGGCCTGTTCGCCGAGCTCGACGCCTGGCGCTGGATCTTCCTGATCAACATCCCGCTGTGCCTCCTAGCGGGGTGGATGCTCATCCGCACGTTCCACGAGACGGTCGAGCGCCGCACCCACAAGGTCGACTACCTCGGCGGAGCCCTCCTCACGGCCTCGCTCATCCTGCTGCTGCTCGGCGTGCTCGAGGGCGGGCAGGCCTGGGCCTGGGCGTCCTGGCAGAGCGTCGTCGCCTTCGGCGGCGGCGCCGTGCTGCTCGCGGCGTTCGCGCTCGCGGAGCGGCGCGCCGCCGAGCCCATCCTCCCCACCTGGGTGTTCTCGCGGCGCCTGCTGCTGACCACGACGCTCGTCTCCACGGGCGTGGGCGCGGTGCTGTTCGGGCTGACGAGCTACGTGCCCACCTTCCTCGAGGGCTCGATCGGCACGAGCCCGCTCGTCGCCGGCCTCGCCCTCGCGGCCCTCACGATCGGCTGGCCGATCTCTGCCTCGCTCTCGGGCCGGCTGTACCTGCGGCTAGGGTTCCGCACGACGGTGCTGCTCGGCATGATCGCCGTCGTCGGCGGATCGCTCGTACTCGCGCTGTCGGCCCGCACGCCCTCAGTGCTCGTCGTCGCGATCGCCTGCTTCCTCGTCGGCCTCGGGCTCGGCCTCGTCGCCACGCCCTCGCTCATCGCGGCGCAGGCGAGCGTGCCGTGGAACGAGCGCGGCGTCGTCACCGGCACGAACCTCTTCGCCCGCAGCATCGGCAGCGCCGTCGGCGTCGCGATCCTCGGCGCCATCGCCAACGGCATCATCGGCCGCGAGGGCGCGGGGCCGGCCGCCGGAGTCGCACCCGAGCAGATCGTCGACGCCTCCGCGGCGGTGTTCGCGGCCACCCTCGTCGCCGCGCTCGCGACCGCGGCGCTCGCCGCCGCCATGCCGCGCACGCCCGTTCCGGCAGCCGAGCCCGCCGACGCCGCCGACGCCTCGGAGCCCGCGCGAGCCTGA
- a CDS encoding ABC transporter ATP-binding protein, whose protein sequence is MTAPAISVEGVSRRFGEVHAVRDASFEAHAGSVTALIGPNGSGKTTLLLMLATLLAPDAGTIRLAGHDPVADPRAVRSAMGWMPDVLGSWSSMTVRDTLVTTGRLYELGLEQSRQRAAELIQLVGLEPLADAPTRVLSRGQKQRLSLGRALVHRPSILLLDEPASGLDPAARVDLRVLVRWLAAEGAAVLVSSHVLSELDEMADAAVYVDGGVTASAESIAATRTTMRDWRIRALDRPALMAALDELGQRPTDVDHLGALVPVAGEAEAAQLLARLVERGVAISAFGPAVGDLEHTFLDLAKGGRS, encoded by the coding sequence ATGACCGCACCCGCCATCAGCGTCGAGGGGGTGTCCCGTCGGTTCGGCGAGGTGCACGCCGTGCGCGACGCGAGCTTCGAGGCCCACGCCGGCAGCGTGACCGCCCTCATCGGGCCCAACGGCTCGGGCAAGACCACGCTGCTGCTCATGCTCGCGACGCTGCTGGCTCCCGACGCCGGCACGATCCGCCTGGCGGGGCACGACCCCGTCGCCGATCCGCGCGCGGTGCGCTCGGCGATGGGCTGGATGCCCGACGTGCTCGGCTCGTGGAGCTCGATGACCGTGCGCGACACGCTCGTCACCACCGGGCGGCTCTACGAGCTCGGCCTCGAGCAGTCGCGGCAGCGGGCGGCGGAGCTGATCCAGCTCGTCGGCCTCGAGCCGCTCGCCGATGCGCCGACGCGCGTGCTGAGCCGCGGGCAGAAGCAGCGGCTGAGCCTCGGGCGGGCGCTCGTGCATCGGCCGAGCATCCTGCTGCTCGACGAGCCCGCCTCGGGCCTCGACCCCGCCGCGCGCGTCGACCTGCGCGTGCTCGTGCGCTGGCTCGCCGCCGAGGGCGCCGCGGTGCTGGTCTCGAGCCACGTGCTCTCCGAGCTCGACGAGATGGCCGATGCGGCGGTCTACGTCGACGGCGGCGTCACCGCCTCGGCCGAGAGCATCGCGGCCACCCGCACGACGATGCGCGACTGGCGCATCCGGGCCCTCGACCGGCCCGCGCTCATGGCGGCGCTCGACGAGCTGGGGCAGCGCCCCACCGACGTCGACCACTTGGGCGCCCTCGTGCCCGTCGCGGGCGAGGCGGAGGCGGCGCAGCTGCTCGCCCGGCTCGTCGAGCGCGGCGTCGCGATCAGCGCCTTCGGCCCCGCTGTCGGCGACCTCGAGCACACCTTCCTCGACCTGGCCAAGGGAGGCCGCTCGTGA
- a CDS encoding DUF501 domain-containing protein has product MSRPPFAPFTERDVEIVSAQLGRPARDVIGIPARCVCGAPTVVATRPRLGNGTPFPTLYYLTHPGATASASRLEASGIMAVWQAELGENAELAAQYAAAHEQYLADRESILPVPEVEGYSAGGMPTRVKCLHALLGHALAAGRGVNPIGDRALDEGDWSPEVCACAPDQRGA; this is encoded by the coding sequence GTGAGCCGGCCGCCGTTCGCCCCGTTCACCGAGCGGGACGTCGAGATCGTCAGCGCGCAGCTGGGGCGTCCGGCGCGCGATGTGATCGGCATCCCGGCCCGCTGCGTCTGCGGCGCGCCCACCGTCGTCGCCACGCGACCCCGGCTGGGCAACGGCACGCCCTTCCCGACGCTGTACTACCTGACCCACCCGGGGGCGACGGCCTCGGCCTCGCGCCTCGAGGCCTCGGGCATCATGGCCGTCTGGCAGGCCGAGCTGGGCGAGAACGCCGAGCTCGCGGCGCAGTACGCCGCCGCCCACGAGCAGTACCTCGCCGATCGCGAGTCGATCCTGCCGGTGCCCGAGGTCGAGGGCTACTCGGCCGGCGGGATGCCCACCCGGGTGAAGTGCCTGCACGCGCTGCTCGGCCACGCCCTCGCCGCGGGCCGCGGGGTCAACCCGATCGGCGACCGCGCCCTCGACGAGGGCGACTGGAGCCCGGAGGTCTGCGCATGCGCCCCCGATCAGCGCGGAGCCTGA
- the hisS gene encoding histidine--tRNA ligase: MASPVTPPRGMRDLLPADKAHREHVLGLIRGVYRAHGFDEIETPVMEDSSRLHAGLGGDNEKLAYAVMKRALTVDDLQAAERPLDLADLGLRFDLTVPLARFYASNRAKLPGVFRSIQIAPVWRAERPQKGRYRQFVQCDIDIIGEPGVLAEIELITATSEALEALGLRGCSIRLNDRRLLTSWLDAHDVPESLHPRALIILDKLDKIGVSGVAAELASMGLVHVNSMLAFMELSQGDGDDSWAMLESEAWSSSQAAADLRAIRAAVGPRARLVFDPFLVRGMGYYTGPIFEVAHPELGYSLGGGGRYDGMIGRFLGAEVPATGFSLGFERLIDLVPPAPSTGEGDAALLHEKGVDPARLMALKSLLIEQGVRVRLAAKPKNLRGALDQLAADGFGRFAIVGSDAPAHPDALDWRPLERSA, translated from the coding sequence ATGGCCAGCCCGGTGACCCCGCCCCGCGGGATGCGCGACCTCCTGCCCGCCGACAAGGCCCATCGTGAGCACGTGCTCGGCCTCATCCGGGGCGTGTACCGCGCGCACGGCTTCGACGAGATCGAGACGCCCGTCATGGAGGACTCGAGCCGGTTGCACGCCGGGCTGGGCGGCGACAACGAGAAGCTCGCCTACGCCGTCATGAAGCGCGCCCTCACCGTCGACGATCTGCAGGCGGCCGAGCGCCCCCTCGACCTCGCCGATCTCGGGCTGCGCTTCGACCTCACCGTGCCGCTCGCCCGCTTCTACGCGAGCAACCGCGCGAAGCTGCCGGGCGTGTTCCGCTCCATCCAGATCGCGCCCGTGTGGCGGGCCGAGCGTCCGCAGAAGGGCCGCTACCGCCAGTTCGTGCAGTGCGATATCGACATCATCGGCGAGCCGGGCGTGCTCGCCGAGATCGAACTCATCACCGCCACGAGCGAGGCGCTCGAGGCCCTGGGGCTGCGCGGCTGCAGCATCCGCCTCAACGACCGCCGGCTGCTGACCTCGTGGCTCGATGCGCACGACGTTCCCGAATCGCTTCATCCTCGCGCGCTCATCATCCTGGACAAGTTGGACAAGATCGGGGTCAGTGGCGTGGCTGCAGAGCTCGCGTCGATGGGTCTCGTGCACGTGAATTCGATGCTGGCGTTCATGGAGTTGAGCCAGGGCGATGGCGACGATTCCTGGGCGATGTTGGAGTCGGAAGCATGGTCGTCGAGCCAGGCGGCGGCCGACCTTCGAGCGATTCGTGCCGCGGTCGGCCCCCGCGCGAGGCTCGTCTTCGACCCGTTCCTCGTGCGCGGCATGGGCTACTACACCGGCCCGATCTTCGAGGTCGCGCACCCCGAGCTCGGCTACTCGCTCGGCGGCGGCGGGCGCTACGACGGCATGATCGGCCGCTTCCTCGGCGCCGAGGTGCCGGCCACCGGCTTCTCGCTCGGCTTCGAGCGCCTCATCGACCTCGTGCCGCCGGCGCCGTCGACGGGCGAGGGGGATGCCGCTCTCCTGCACGAGAAGGGCGTCGACCCGGCGCGGCTCATGGCGCTGAAGTCGCTCCTCATCGAGCAGGGCGTGCGCGTGCGGCTCGCCGCCAAGCCGAAGAACCTGCGCGGAGCCCTCGACCAGCTCGCCGCCGACGGCTTCGGCCGCTTCGCCATCGTCGGATCGGACGCCCCCGCGCATCCCGACGCCCTCGACTGGCGGCCCCTCGAGCGCAGCGCCTGA
- the eno gene encoding phosphopyruvate hydratase, whose product MAAIEAVGAREILDSRGNPTVEVEVLLDDGTVSRAAVPSGASTGAFEAYELRDGDKGRYLGKGVQKAVDAVLDVLGPAIEDLDASDQRLIDAELIAIDGTDNKSKVGANAILGVSLAVAKAAADSADLPLFRYVGGPNAHVLPVPMMNVINGGAHADTGVDVQEFMILPIGAESFTEALRWGAETYHALKGELKAGGFATGLGDEGGFAPDLAGTKAALDFLVAAIEKVGFTPGKDIALGLDVAATEFFREGAYQFEGTARSAEEMSAFYAELVASYPLVTIEDPLDEDDWDGWAALTEQLGRKVQLVGDDLFVTNPKRLADGIARGTANSLLVKVNQIGTLTETLDAVSLAQRSGYTAVLSHRSGETEDTTIADLAVATNAGQIKTGAPARSERVAKYNQLLRIEEELGEAAVYAGRSAFPRFTA is encoded by the coding sequence GTGGCAGCTATCGAGGCCGTCGGAGCCCGTGAAATCCTCGACTCGCGAGGCAACCCCACCGTCGAGGTCGAGGTGCTGCTCGACGACGGCACCGTCTCGCGCGCGGCCGTGCCCTCGGGCGCGTCGACCGGAGCGTTCGAGGCCTACGAGCTGCGCGACGGCGACAAGGGCCGCTATCTCGGCAAGGGCGTGCAGAAGGCCGTCGACGCCGTGCTCGACGTGCTCGGCCCGGCCATCGAGGATCTCGACGCCAGCGACCAGCGCCTCATCGACGCCGAGCTCATCGCGATCGACGGCACCGACAACAAGAGCAAGGTCGGCGCCAACGCCATCCTCGGCGTCTCGCTCGCCGTCGCGAAGGCCGCGGCCGACTCGGCCGACCTCCCGCTGTTCCGCTACGTCGGCGGCCCCAACGCCCACGTGCTGCCCGTGCCGATGATGAACGTCATCAACGGCGGCGCGCACGCCGACACCGGCGTCGACGTGCAGGAGTTCATGATCCTGCCGATCGGTGCCGAGAGCTTCACCGAGGCGCTGCGCTGGGGCGCCGAGACGTACCACGCCCTCAAGGGCGAGCTGAAGGCCGGCGGCTTCGCCACGGGCCTCGGCGACGAGGGCGGCTTCGCCCCCGACCTGGCCGGCACCAAGGCCGCCCTCGACTTCCTCGTCGCGGCCATCGAGAAGGTCGGCTTCACCCCGGGCAAGGACATCGCGCTCGGCCTCGACGTCGCCGCGACCGAGTTCTTCCGCGAGGGCGCCTACCAGTTCGAGGGCACCGCGCGCTCGGCCGAGGAGATGAGCGCGTTCTACGCCGAGCTCGTCGCCTCCTACCCGCTGGTCACCATCGAGGACCCGCTGGACGAGGACGACTGGGACGGCTGGGCGGCCCTCACCGAGCAGCTCGGCCGGAAGGTGCAGCTCGTCGGCGACGACCTGTTCGTCACCAACCCCAAGCGCCTCGCCGACGGCATCGCGCGCGGCACCGCCAACTCGCTGCTCGTGAAGGTCAACCAGATCGGCACGCTCACCGAGACCCTCGACGCCGTCTCGCTGGCGCAGCGCAGCGGCTACACCGCCGTGCTCTCGCACCGCTCGGGCGAGACCGAGGACACCACGATCGCCGACCTCGCCGTCGCGACCAACGCCGGCCAGATCAAGACCGGCGCCCCGGCCCGCAGCGAGCGCGTCGCGAAGTACAACCAGCTGCTGCGCATCGAGGAGGAGCTCGGCGAGGCCGCGGTGTACGCCGGTCGTTCGGCCTTCCCGCGCTTCACCGCGTAG
- a CDS encoding TetR/AcrR family transcriptional regulator: MSPRNDPARKPLLLLEILEHLRERPLATITFRSLAEALGVSPFTLVYHFGTRRELMAEIIGSIGARQDRVIQAELDVDPSLDAHLAATRASWQHFLHPVPRSLLRLEFEAALLEVTDKELDAGGLAIHGRWVEWGAEAVERLGLPREIAELESRVLVDQIYGFQFDLIVSGDEVRATRAFEIALQSYGERLAAHLAATS, translated from the coding sequence ATGTCTCCTCGCAACGACCCGGCGCGCAAGCCGCTGCTGCTGCTCGAGATCCTCGAGCACCTCCGCGAGCGTCCCCTCGCGACGATCACGTTCCGCTCGCTCGCCGAGGCGCTCGGGGTCAGTCCGTTTACTCTCGTCTACCACTTCGGTACGCGTCGCGAGCTCATGGCGGAGATCATCGGGTCGATCGGTGCGCGGCAGGATCGCGTCATCCAGGCCGAGCTCGACGTCGACCCCTCGCTCGATGCGCACCTCGCGGCGACGAGGGCCTCGTGGCAGCACTTCCTCCATCCGGTCCCCCGGTCGCTGCTGCGACTCGAGTTCGAGGCGGCCCTCCTCGAGGTGACCGACAAGGAGCTCGACGCCGGAGGTCTGGCGATCCACGGCCGATGGGTCGAGTGGGGCGCGGAGGCCGTCGAGCGGTTGGGCCTTCCACGCGAGATCGCCGAGCTCGAATCGCGTGTGCTCGTCGATCAGATCTACGGCTTCCAGTTCGATCTCATCGTGAGCGGTGACGAGGTGCGCGCGACCCGCGCCTTCGAGATCGCCCTTCAGTCGTACGGCGAGCGTCTCGCCGCGCACCTCGCCGCGACCTCCTGA